In Camarhynchus parvulus chromosome Z, STF_HiC, whole genome shotgun sequence, a genomic segment contains:
- the PUM3 gene encoding pumilio homolog 3 yields MDNRGKKKFVGKSGKGPRGKAPHGKRFKKDNDSGPPKKVFNKGDEEEKPKFISKKFVKGQLRPGKTTVKQFKNKQQPEKFAKKRKRQDGEEGGSDSKKPNWNDFKKKRKELKQTRQINDKSNYDIIVKSKQIWESMRRKKCNKEKREKLMNELQKLLHGKIKNLAFAHDSTRVIQCFIQYGNEKQRQETFEELKDSLIELSKSKYSRNIVKKFLMYGTKAQVAEIIKSFKGHVKKMLRHAEASAVVEYAYNDKAILEQRNMLTEELYGNTFQVYKTPAVPTLDKVLEAQPEKREAILDEMKQILTPMAQKEAVIKHSLVHKVFLDFFTYALPKQRSEMIEAIREAVIYLAHTHDGARVAMHCLWHGTPKDRKVIVKTMKTYIEKIATGEFSHLVLLAAFDCIDDTKLVKQLIISEIKASLPDIINNKYGKKVLLYLLSPRDPAHFVPEIITLLQQGDGNAYSKKNTELRRHELLEAISSPLLEYLQEHTQEVIIDKATFVLVADILRTALGDIQPALDAIAKLAAEELVPGGRDGQLHVAEHPAGHLVLKWLIEQDEKMKASGKEVCFGRTLVEHVGIENLKTWAEVNRGAIILCCLLRSTDENVASTVKKGLKKLIPKLKQNKNVKGIEALLEKLTS; encoded by the exons ATGGATAACAGGGGTAAAAAGAAGTTCGTGGGAAAGAGTGGGAAAGGACCTCGTGGAAAAGCGCCGCACgggaagagatttaaaaaagaTAATG ATTCAGGTCCACCAAAGAAAGTCTTTAACAAaggagatgaggaagaaaagccAAAATTCATTTCCAAGAAATTTGTTAAAGGACAGTTAAGACCTGGAAAAACTACTGTCAAACAATTCAAGAATAAACAGCAACCAGAAAAGTTTGCAAAGAAGAGAAAACGCCAGGATGGTGAAGAGGGAG ggTCAGATTCTAAGAAGCCAAATTGGAAtgacttcaaaaagaaaaggaaagagttAAAGCAAACCAGACAAATTAATGATAAAAGTAATTATGACATAATTGTAAAATCTAAACAAATATGGGAAAGCATGAGAAG GAAGAAATGCAATAAGGAGAAACGAGAAAAGCTGATGAATGAACTACAGAAGCTTCTTcatgggaaaattaaaaat CTGGCGTTTGCGCATGATTCAACCCGGGTAATCCAATGCTTTATTCAGTATGGTAATGAGAAGCAAAGGCAAGAGACATTTGAAGAATTGAaag ATAGCCTAATAGAGTTGAGCAAgtcaaaatattccagaaatatTGTGAAGAAGTTTCTTATGTATGG GACAAAAGCACAGGttgcagaaataataaaaagttttaaaggCCATGTGAAAAAAATGCTCCGTCATGCTGAAGCATCTGCTGTGGTGGAATATGCATATAATGACAAAGCCATTCTGGAACAGAGGAATATGCTGACCGAAGAACTATATGGGAACACTTTCCAGGTTTACAAG ACACCAGCTGTCCCAACACTGGATAAAGTGCTAGAAGCTCAACCTGAAAAGAGAGAGGCTATCTTGGATGAAATGAAGCAGATTCTTACACCAATGGCACAAAA AGAGGCGGTGATAAAGCACTCACTGGTACATAAAGTATTTTTGGACTTCTTCACTTACGCTCTTCCAAAACAAAGATCT gaaATGATAGAAGCTATCAGAGAGGCTGTCATCTACCTGGCACACACTCACGATGGAGCCCGTGTAGCAATGCATTGTTTATGGCATGGCACTCCCAAG GACAGAAAAGTCATTGTGAAAACAATGAAGACATATATTGAAAAAATAGCAACG GGTGAATTTTCTCATCTGGTCTTGCTGGCAGCATTTGATTGCATTGATGACACTAAACTTGTGAAACAGTTAATTATATCA GAAATAAAGGCTTCTTTGCCTGATATAATAAACAACAAATATGGAAAGAAGGTCTTGTTGTACTTGCTAAGTCCTAGAGATCCTGCACATTTTGTTCCAGAAATCATCACACTTCTGCAACAGGGAGATGGAAACGCCTATAG TAAGAAGAATACTGAGCTCCGTCGTCATGAACTCCTGGAAGCCATTTCCTCACCTTTGCTAGAATATTTGCAAGAACATACCCAAGAAGTAATCATAGACAAAGCTACTTTTGTCTTGGTTGCTGATATTTTAAGAACAGCTCTTGGTGACATCCAGCCTGCACTAGATGCAATTGCTAAGTTAGCAGCAGAAGAGCTGGTTCCAGGGGGCCGTGATGGACAG CTCCACGTTGCAGAACATCCGGCAGGCCATCTAGTTTTGAAATGGTTAATAGAGCaagatgaaaaaatgaaagcaagcgGAAAAGAAG TTTGCTTTGGGAGAACGCTGGTGGAACATGTTGGTATTGAGAATCTGAAGACTTGGGCAGAAGTAAATCGAGGTGCCATTATTCTTTGTTG